The window CTGCCCCCATAGTTTTAGAGCTCCATTTTAGAACTGTCCCCCCATTTTAGAGCTCCTGTGTGGCAGCCTCTCGCTGCCAGCCCTTTCCCACCCGCTCCCCAGCACACCGCAGACCCGGCTGCGTTGCTACGGCCAGGTCTGGTACACAGAGCCAGCCACGCTTACAACTTGACTCTCGGCCAGGTGAATACTTTGGAGTGCAGCAGCATGCCCGGGTCAGCAAACTCACCGGTACCCTCTTCACTGGGCGTGAAGGGTCTGGTTTTGCAAGCAGCAGAGCGCAGTGGCCTTGCGCAGGGTGCTGCAGGTCAGGGTGATGTTTGCTCTCAAGGCTGATGCAGCTCTGTTTGGATTAGACCGGTTCAGGTGATCTAGGTGAACTGcgtattaaaaatatttttgaagggTTATTGCATTGCCTTTTTTGGCTTTGCTTGCTCGGTAAGGACAGAACATGTTTGCAAAGAATTTAATGGaagaatttttacttttttttaacatttacctTGCAATCACATATTCAAAACAAAGCCATGCCTTTATCAAAACATAAAAGGGTCACCGTGGTGAGACACTCAGCCCCTGTCTAGTCAGAAACAGAGCAAAAAGCCTTTAAATAAACACatggaacagaaaacaattagAACAATTTGCAGCGATTACCAGAGGTTCCCGTTTGTTCTGTTTCTCTAGCTGGCACAAACCCCTTGTTCACAGCTCTGGTTAGCCTCTCCTGCACACAGGCTGAAGGCAGACCCAGCTTAGCTGAGGGTGCTCCAGGCTACCTGGAAAATGTGGTGCCCCTGCAAGGGGACGAGCATGACAAGATGTCCACAAAGGGGGAATCCCAGGAGTGTTCTTTTGGGAGAAGCCTAGATCCTATCtagggcaacaaagatggtgaagggtctagaggggaagacatatgaggagaggctgaagtcccttggtttgttcagcctagagaagaggaaactgaggggagacctcatcgcggcctacagcttcctcacgagggggagcgaaggggcaggcgctgatctcctccctctagtgaccagtgacagaacccgagggaacggaatgaagctgcgacagcggaggtttaggttggatatcaggaaaaggttcttcactgagagggtggtcgggcactggaacaggctgcccagggaagtggtcacagcaccaagcttgactgagttcaagaagtgtctggataacgctctcagtcatatgctctgattcggctggtcctgtgtggagccaggagttggactcaatgatcgttatgggtcccttccaactcaggatattctatgattctatgattctatctggTTAAAAAGATAGAGTGGCTGGGGCTTTCTCCTGTGCTGGTCCCATAGGTGAGGACCTGGGAATCAAACCGGCTTCTTGAGCTTCCTTGCCTTACCTTGACCAACAGAGTTTCTGAATTCTGCTAGAGATCCCCAATAGAGCAAAGTCAGCTTGTAATTCATTTACTCATCTCTCCCCATTTGTGGTTGCTCTGGGGTTTTGGCCATGGGGGggttcttatttttttataagatttttggacatttttttttctttgccttttttaacCATCCTTTTCCCTGAAGACTCTTGCAGAACCTCCAAGAGCATCCCCAGCGGTCCTGCTTTGCACTCCTTCAGCATAGCTGAGGGTctcatcctccctccccactggGTTACAGACATTTGAGCTCAGCACTGTTCTGCTCTTGCAGTCAGGCTGTTCCCACAGCACAAGAGAACAGCAGGTGAACTGCTCCAAGCCAAACCAGGAAAAGGCATTCAGCAGTGCGGTTTAGTCTGTGCTTTATCTGCCTTTTGTCTGGTTTGATTTTGTGGGTAGATAACAGGATTTCAGTCTCTAGCCAAGTGTCTCAAACATGCCAGtaattatcaaaaaaaaaagtgtgccaATTGAAATTCAGATATTTGGTGTTCATCCAAATTTTCATGCAGAAATGCCCCCACACAAGCAGAAATTATTGCAGTTACACATTAAACTAAATGGTCACTTCAGTTTCACATTATTAGGACAGCTCCATAATCACATCAGTAGGAACTAGGTGagaattaaatattctttcatgTGCATTTTTCCCTGGAAATCATCAGAAACACGAAGTCCCTGACTTCACATGAAACTGTACCTTTGATTACATGCAATTTATCTGCACTGGCATAAAACTGGCTGCCTTTACGAAACTGTTGTCTCAGACGTTGATTACGCATCCTGAAAACATGACGAAGTTCTTGCCAAGTCCTCACATACTTAAGCCTGCAACAGTTCTTGCTTTTGGGGGATGGTAATTAATTAATATAATAGGTTACCTCATCCATGGCGATTAAACTTCCCATTTAAATGCAGGATTTTAAAGGAAAGCCAGTTACTGATGAATACAAAAGCATTgctcagttttcagaaaatgttctgCTCGCTTACCCAAAAAGACTCTTCCAAACTCTCTCCTCTTGGGTATTGAAACACTGAAACACATGCAATTAGTTGTCCTGTATGGTGGAAACGTTTCTCCTGACTATCACcgattaaaaatgtgtatttagtCTTTAATTTAAGTATGTATGTTCCTTTTACGgccagcagaaagaaagagagactgCAAAGCATAATCCCCCCCTCTCTTAAAACAGACCACTGAGACAGGTAGGATGAATCACGCCACAGAGGTCCCATCCTGCCCTGGATGGTTGGTGCAGTATCACCTCCACACTCATCACCCTCCTTTGTCTTTCAGCTCCCCAAGGAGTATCATTAGTTGTCCCACAACCCAACATCAACGCAACAGTGGCACAAAACATCCTCCTCTCAGTTGAATACTCTTGCAGAGGCATCGCCACCATTGAGTGGAAGCATGTGTCGAGCTGGGGCACCACCAAAATTGTTGAATGGAAAAGTGGGAATTATGTCAACATATCCATGGTCTACAAGGACAGAGTGACTACTTTTGAAAATGGCTCTATACAGCTTCTGAACGTGGGCATGAGAGATGCTGGCTACTATTTTATCACTGTAACGGAGGAGTATGGAACCAACACCTATGGCACCATCATAGTCAACGTTTATGGTACAAACTAGATGAGAGTTCTTGGCTTTACCCTGTGTTTAAACGTTAATCTGCTCGTAATcaattttattatattaattcttttctgttctccctgcagagATTATCTATGAAGATTTACATTTTGTAGCAGTTCTCTTTGCATTTCTCGCTGCAGTATCTGCCATTTTGATCTGCTTCATGTGGCTGTGTAATAAATCTCTGCATCTATTTCAGAAGAAGACGACACACAAACTAACAGGTATCTCTCTAAGAATGCAGTTAAGGTACAGGGTTTTCAATCTGAATTTTGAACCTAAAATTCACTTTTGATTTGAGCCATAAAGGTGCTAAGGAGGGACACTGAGAAACAAGACTGGAAGGGCTCAGTTCAGCTAGTCTGTTCAACTCTTTACTAGCTGAGGCAACTGAAGAATAGGTATTTAGTTGCAGAATGATCCACAGGACATCTACCTTATACATTTTGTATCAGAAACCACAAAACACTTCCCAACATTGCTAACTGCGAAACTTAGGGAGTAAAGTCCAGAGCTGCAATAAACCTTCATCAGAGGGCAGGAGACAAAGTCAAGAGCATCAGTGCTCCAGGGATCTGCACCAGAAGGGTCTCTCCTACGGGAAAATACTCAAATGGCCCTTGGGAGTGGCCCCCACCTCACTTCGTGGAGGACTgcacccttccctcccctctcaaCCCCCGCTTTCTGTCCTCACGTTTGATCCAGTTGCGCACTCCAAAGAACACTAATACCAAAACCAGACTCCTAACGCGCACCAAAGACACCGGTCATGAAAAACAGATCAAGGGAACACAAGAGCTGCACTGAAGGGAACAGTCACATATTAGAGAAGAAATTTCCAAGCCACAGCCAGGGATATTCGGCCTAGGCAGCAAGCCAAGGTGCCACGCTACGGGCCTGGGCGCAAGCTCTGGGCACATCCTTGGAACGGGAGGTTTCTTTTACCACTTCAAAACATCCCAGGCGTTTACCTCCCTTCTTTGTAAGTGCAGATCCACTAGTTGTTTCTTGCCCTGTAGGTAGAAGGTCTGTGTTTCTTCTCTAATAAGCACTGCTTAAGCTGTTACATTACAACAAGCAGCCTAAGTATCAGTATTTTACTAGACTAACACAGATACTCAAGAATCCTAAGTGTCATGGCCCGGACGTTCTGTCAATTCTGCAAAACCTGATACAAGAAGAGATGAATTTGGCTCAAGCGgtctcttcctttctgccacTCACCTGCAGCTCCAAGGGGTGCTGCTGTTTCCATGGTGTGCACACTGCTCACAAGCTTCTGTAGCTACTGAAAATTTTCCTATCATGCCAGAAGATGGAGGCTTTTGTTTGGATAaagcctcttcttcctccagttAAAGCCAGTCTCCGTACAGAACTGAATCAAATACAGTTATTTGACAGAGTTCAAGAAAACCACAGTTCTGGAGACTTGCTCTGTCATCTCCCAGAACAGGATCCAAAGCAGGGACCTAGCTTCTGCCCCGATTCCACCTTAGAAGAGCCCTCCTTTCAGAAGTCATGAAGAGAGGTATAAGGATGGGCCCTATGGACTTTAGTTTTCATAGTGCCTTTAGTCTTGCATTGGAAGAAACCAGTGTCACTTTAAAGATTGTGAGGGACTCTTTATGCAgttaaatactttgaaaagaTCCACTAAAAACCTAATTGTAGATGAGTAAGCTGGAGCTAATATTAAAAAGTTCAAAATGTCTTGGCTATTAACACAGCAT of the Grus americana isolate bGruAme1 chromosome 1, bGruAme1.mat, whole genome shotgun sequence genome contains:
- the VSTM5 gene encoding V-set and transmembrane domain-containing protein 5; protein product: MRPLQGCRGRGVVVGTVALCLAAGWALQTPQGVSLVVPQPNINATVAQNILLSVEYSCRGIATIEWKHVSSWGTTKIVEWKSGNYVNISMVYKDRVTTFENGSIQLLNVGMRDAGYYFITVTEEYGTNTYGTIIVNVYEIIYEDLHFVAVLFAFLAAVSAILICFMWLCNKSLHLFQKKTTHKLTASTTEEIELETIEC